A window of Benincasa hispida cultivar B227 chromosome 9, ASM972705v1, whole genome shotgun sequence genomic DNA:
TGGAAGAGTCGATTGATTTTTACCAGAATGTTCTAGGGTTTTTCCCCATTCGTAGGCCTGGATCCTTCAAATTCGATGGCGCTTGGTGAGAAAATTTTCTGATCTTATTCATAATCGTTCTTATTTCTCCTGATTTGTCTCTGTGTTTtgtttgatgatgatgattttGCTTTTGATCTGACGTTTTTTAGGCTGTTTGGTTACGGCATTGGAATTCATCTCTTGCAATCGGAAAAACTCGAGAATTTGCCCAAAAAAGGCGAGATTAATCCCAAGGATAATCACATATCATTTCAGgtaattaaattgattgattaattccTTTGGCTTTTTTCAATAATTCATGAGTTCCCTGGAAAGGGACGGAACTAATTATTATTAGTCCTACATTCCTTCGTCTGATCCCTTAAACCATCTATTGACTCAAGAACTTAAAAGTTCATAAGTGAAggcattaaaatttaattttgtatcatcCATCAGAATCTCTTACTTATAGAAGCTAAGCCTAAATTTCGAGGATCCTTTTAGACAACGAAAAGTGGTAAAGTTGTGGGACCTAAAGTTGAATAAGAGTATGAATTTTGTTGCTCACCTTGTTAAATTTGGTCTAAAACAAACTGAATTCATCCTAAATAACCTACAATATTATCCTCCCGCGGTTGCAATTCGCTAAAATTTTGGACATAGATAGTTGAATTTTTGGGAAGGGGAGCGCATTTCTTTTTTAGGAGCAATATTTATTTAGAAGTTAAAAGTATTTGGGTGTAGTTTTTGCACCCATTTTTAGCACCAAATAAAATTCTCCAGCatgtgacaatttttttttaaaaaaaaattgaattattttcatACTATATGGAAAAAGATCCATGGACTAGATGCATTACAAAGtgagaaattatatatatatatatatttaatatattttggtTGGTTCAATGATGATGAGAAGAGGGATGAAAAGTAGTACGGTCCGTGTATTTATGATGTTCAAACCTTGTTAGGTTAATTTAAAACTCATTTCttttaaatactaaaatgtttctaaaataAATTGTGACAAATCAACTTTAAGTTTATTTCTGGTATTTAAGAGTAATGATAGTGATGATGATGAGCAGTGCGAGAGCATGGGAGCAGTAGAGAAGAAGCTGAAGGAGATGGAGATTGATTACGTGCGGGCGGtagtagaggaaggaggaatacAGGTGGATCAGTTATTTTTCCACGATCCAGATGGGTTCATGATCGAGATATGCAACTGTGATAATCTACCAGTGATTCCACTAGGTGGTGAGGTGTCACGATCCTGTTCGCAGCTGAATCTTCCGATAATGCAGCAGCAGCAGATACACCAGCTTGTTTAGCACTACCACATCCAACAAGATtggtgatgatgatgatgacgaCGACGGCAACGATGAAGAAcccaagaagaaaagaaaaactaaataattcCAAAAGTTATTTATGATCCAAGctgtttaaaattttttttaaaaatgtaccTGTGTTTGCTTTCCTTGGATGAGTAAGCCAAGGGGGGCCATGTGAGGGTTTTGtgctatattatatatatatttttaatatatgag
This region includes:
- the LOC120084764 gene encoding metallothiol transferase FosB codes for the protein MKESEGNPLHLKSINHISLLCKSVEESIDFYQNVLGFFPIRRPGSFKFDGAWLFGYGIGIHLLQSEKLENLPKKGEINPKDNHISFQCESMGAVEKKLKEMEIDYVRAVVEEGGIQVDQLFFHDPDGFMIEICNCDNLPVIPLGGEVSRSCSQLNLPIMQQQQIHQLV